acttggaaggtaggtttggtagtgggacctccccagtccgcCTCCATTCCAGGGCAGGTTTTCCTCTAGCGTGAGGGATCCCCAGGGGTAGCCAGCTGGGATCGttgggggaaataaagcacagcaCATCCCAGGCTGTCAATATGGGAAAGTTATGCCTGGAAGAAATCTAGGAAGCTGGCTGTCCTTGCTGGCTAGGTGTGTGAACTGCACTCAATAGCTGAGCTAGAAACTAatctgtattagttagagcccagacgggcaggagtttatctTGCTTGGCttttgttttgtggtgctgggaCTTCACCGTAcctagtgaattataactgggtttGCCTGTAAATTGCCGGAGTGTCATAAAATAAAGCATCAATTTGGACTTTAATCCAAACGAATCTGTCGCCGCCGCCCCCTGCTTGAGAGAGCAGCCccttacagtatatatacagtacattatatatacgcatatatacagtacattacacatatacacacatacatactatGCTCTTaattttctgtttgtttttcagctgattttAACCTatgcaaaaagaagaaaaaggagcCATGTAAAGTAAGTGATGCCCCCTCCCACCATCATCCATGGACTTCATATAAAATGTTACTTTCTCTTTTATTTaacactctctccccccccccccttccttttttttttcttctccttcttGGAATAGCCTGCATTACAGGCAGAAatctgaatgcagctttggatgtgaatggagtataAAACACACAATATAAAGTCTTGAGGACTGACTGAAACCTGAGAACCTTCTAACAGATGTTCACAGCACCACTAGGCACTAAATTGTCCTTATCTGCAGGCGGCAAGAGAAAGTTAAAGACACACTCAGTGCTGGACTTGGATCACTTGCTCCTTGGATCCCTCACTTTTAAGTGTTTTGGAAGGAATGTGATGCCCAGGACTATAATAtaataaattttatatatatatatatatatatatacacacacactctatGTAATTATATTGGATGTACTGGGTATTTATATTGACTCTTGGCATGAGGTCTATTTCATAAGCTACATATACAGTAAATATTTGCAGAAATGTTTACACTGCTGAAGGCGTGAGAACTTTTGCACTTTTGCATActgctacagaaaaaaaaatgaaattgtgcAGTGGCACCTGGGGCTCATCAATGGTACTACTGCAAAAAACATATAAGTTTTGCCACCTAGTGGTCATTAGTGGTAGTGTTTCAAAGAAATGTCTAAAGCCACCTGTGCCATCTGGTGGCCTTTAGCATTATTTTGCTTGGAATCACCTTTctgcttttgtgtttttttgtgttttttttattgggggggggggggggggtacacttTAGGGGATATACAGGGCTTGATTGATGATTCCCATTTTGTGAATAAAATGCTTCTGATAATGTCACCCTTTTGTTGAGAGAACTACAGTAAATtcttagtttataaatgtgcctATTCCTATTGTAAGACATGAGGACACTGCCCTCTGGTGGAAAAATTACTCCTATTGCAAAAGAGGTTGGGATACAAACTATTCAAACAGTGGTAGCGACTTCATATCATGTGACTAACCAAGAGCTACTTGACCAATAAGACTTGACATGGAACAGTTACcccgtgttttttttaatttttttattgcttagTCCGTGTGACTGGATGTAATAAGCTGGATTCATGTACCTGGTTTACACTGGTTTCTTTTTCGGCTATGACAGGTTCTCCTCATTCACATATTACATTCACAGCTGATCATTTGTTACATTTACATTGGAATAGCGTGTTAACCTGTAAGGGAATAAGGAGATCTCATTTGTTCTGATGCCAGCCCTTATCACCATGTTCAAAGAAACCCTCCTGTCACCCTATAATGATACACTCCTGTTCCTCATGGGTGGAGCTTAGTTGTCACATGACTATGTGCAACTATCAACTGAAGGGAAAATAAGGTTGGAGCCTAACACCTAGTGGAAAATCATGTGTCAGGGACATAAGTCAAAAGCTTCTATCGTGTAGAAGCCATACTATGTCTGCAGAGTGCTCATGGTTTGCAATGTAGAGGTGAGAGGCTCATACAGTCATAGGGATGAGTTTACATTTTTGATCAtaattttttagttattttttaccaattattGGAGCTCCAGTCCTGTCCTTAGACTTGAAtcataatcagtgacatcatcggTCTCCTATCACCACCTCttaaatcaggtttttttactcagttttaccctttaaaacaaaaatattgtaaaatagtttttttttccccaccattCATTGTTTCAGTTCTTTGGTCTAGCCCTAGAGGAGCATCTCCAGTTCCTTTGCATCCTTCACTTTTTCTCCACATACTCAAACACAACCGTGTCCCCTCCAAAACTGGCCACAAATATGAACTGCCGTCCCCGCACCCGGAGAGAGGTGAAGGCTCGAGCCTCGAGGACTTTGAGCTCCTGCAATGGCACCAAAGGTCCTATCGGCCCCTCCTTGTCATTGGACTCTTCAATCTCCCAATGTTTCCATTTCTCCAGCTGGTAGACCCATGTATAGCCAAAGTCATTTCCTAGAAGTGCATGCCATCTTTGGCCAAGCAACAGAGGCTGAAAGACATGAGATCCTCTGGAGGGTAACTGCTGGAGTTGTCGAAACATGGAGCCATCCCAGCGGACGAGGGACGAGTCACCCATATACCGAACCAAACAGGCGAAGATGCCATCCTCTGCATCAGTGAAGTGCTTGACTGCATAGACATCCCAAGCTTCTGGAATATCGGTCAGGCGTTGTAGATGCTTGTTCTCGAATCGATACACAAGAGGCCTCTGGGAACCACTGCTCATGATGAGGTGTGGAGAACCTGAGAGAATAAGAGGTTCAGCATCGGTGTCACGGTACCACCGCGGTAGCTGCTGTTGAGGGTAGAACCCACGGCCATCCCACCGATACAAGGTGCTGGCTCCAGACTTGGCACTATCGGCTATGATGAAGTAGTGCTCGCCTTCTGCTGAGGTGAAGCTTTCTATGTCGTTGGGTTTTCGGATATCTGAAAAGTGCTGGAAGCGATGGAAGGCAGATGGGCTCCCTGGTAAGGGGTCCCGGCGGTAGACTGAGGTGCCACCATACAGCTGAGCCACCACAACGAAGAGCTGCTTACCAATTACCAGCGGCaggcaggagaccacagagataCCTGAGTGTTCAAAGCATGAAGACAAGTGAGGACCATAACCATATAATGTGGTCTATGTAGGTTTAAGGATCATAACCATATAATGTGGTCTGTGTAGATTTCCTCAGAAATGTTTATTTGATCTTGGGCACATATTCCTGTTTATGCCACCAGTTTTATTTGCCTTCTCACCCAAGGTCTTTCATCATCCTCATCTATATCGCAGACAAAGCCTGTGCTGGCCTATACTCTTGAGCAGTGTTGTCCATACCACCCAGCCATCTCAGTTTTTGTGGAATGGTCCAGTGGCAGGAAGCAAATGGGGGATGCTAATTATACAAATTAAACTACAAAGTTGGTGTTCCTGGCAGATCAGGTATAGAGCTTAAGATGGCCAACGAATGGAAGCCTTGGTGTCTACAGGGCAAATGTTCCCTCTGCTGGCTAGTGTGGGAGTTTTTCTATTCAGGGTGGCAAAGGACAAACCCTAGGGAGTCATGGCCCAACACAAGCTTCAGCTGAGCCCTAGGTAATCTGTTGAGGGTAAGTAAGCCTTTGGGGGCATCTACCGCTCCATAAATCAAAGTGAAAGTTCAGTTTTGAGTTTTTGGTCAAGGTTGCACTTTAAAATCTCATTTCTATTTGGAAGTTGCATTGTAAGCAGTTCTTCCACATAAAGTTCCTGCTGGAGTGAATACATTTACAAGCAGAAGTCATCCACCTGCTGGTCGTGTTTTCAGAATCTCCTtcgtattgagcaggtgatataattagtgcatcaggacttaccacaggtatttattCTGAAATCATGGCCGCCAGGTGAGCCCTGAAGTTGAGGAAAACtggtctagagcagggatggccaacctgcggctctccagctgttgcaaaactacaactcccagcatgcccagtctgcctacagctatcagcctacagcagggcatggtgggagtggaagttttacaacagctggagagccggaaggttggccagccctggtctagaggatggtagggcattaaaggggtattcccactagaggaagtgatgacatacgaCATCCTAATGGGTGGAGGGCACAGGTTCAGGATGAAGGGGCCGCAGCAATGGTTGAGTAATCTCTCGAGTGGATCTTTCCTGCACAGCGGCACCATGGCTATCCTCTCCCAGAgtttggaccctcactgatcagaatATGCTAGAGACATGCCCTAAAAGCATAACATAAGAATACCCCTCTAAAGTACCCTGCGGAAGTCAGCAGATTCCAGTACAGATTTCTAATGGGTATCCCTACGGCATAGGTCTGCAacgtccagctgttgtgaaactacaactcccagcctgctcCATTCTCTTTCATGGGAGTCCCGAGAACAGTCAagaaagtatgcatgctgggattgcagtttcacaacagttggagCGCTGGATAGTCACTGACCTACTTCCTGTGCAATGCACACACCACCTGAAATGTCTAGTGAGTACAACCTCTTACAGGGGATGTCCATTTTATGTTCTGCAACCCTAAATGGACTTTGTGTTTCACTTCTGCACTCTTTTCAATATCTctgctttctttttttcattcaGGTTACATCCAGAGGCTGAACATTTGCATAGATCCTAATACTTATCTCTGCTGAAGGTTTGCTACAGTTGCATCCAGTCTACAAAATCCTTACAAAAtccttacaatgtatcagtgcaggtaacatgtatcagtctggagtgcaGAGGATTGTCTAGAATGGATACATTTGTAACAAACTTTCAGCTGTAGGAGATCTGACTAGACCgctcagcaagcagagatcttactaTTATTTTAGCAAATATTAATTACTTGTTCCACAGGGTTTGTCTAGTGACCCCCGGATGGAAGCGCTTACCTTTGATGCTGTCGTAGTATCTGAATTCATACGCCACATGGTCCCACTCCAAGAAGGTGCATCTGCCCTCGAACGGGTGCGTGATCACCACGTACTGCTCCGAGTTGTACTCAAAGGCCTTGACGGACAAGGATGGAAGCTTAAACATCCATCTCTGTACaatgcctggggggggggagatgctcGTTACACGCGTTTTAGGGTGGGTTCGCATCAGCGTTCGCAATTCCGTTATACTGTTCCGTTATAAGAGGGTTCTAACGGAATGCAACGGAATTTAAGGACGGAATGTAAAACGGAAGCCTTAACttggcattctgttttgatccttcataatacaggTCTATCGGCAAAAATAACGGATCCGCCTGGTTTCCGTTATCCAGGCCGGAAAAGAAAATCATACAAACGGAACCGTTATTTGTGCCcatataacagaatgcctcttaaagggttccgTCCTAGaattctgttataacggaattaCAAACGCTGATGCAAACTCCCACTTACCCGTCCACCACCGGTCCAGAATAATAAATATCCCCAAAATATGAAATATCAATGGTGACGCAGCCGTATTAGAGTGGAGGGGTGAAGGAATTACAGCAAAGGCCTTCGCAAAGCAAACAGTTTCCTACTGCCCCCTGCTGGAGGGGAAACAATGTACATGAGCTCCAATTAGTAGAGAATTTGCCATtaaggagtctgggaaagctgggtgataccCGTAATGATGATCCTATTGGTTCTCACACAGCTTTCCCAGCCACACATGTCGCTTGCTGATAAGAGGGTCGCACTCactgctgctcacacagtagAAGTCCGTGTCGGCGAGCTCGTGTAAGCCTTTGCCCTTGAACTTTGCTGGTTCCTCACAAGGTAACGGAGGCCACAACGCCACGTTCTTCCCCGCTCCATGGACCCACTGCACCAGCCACTTTATCTGACAGTCACAGTGTAAAGGATTCCCTCGCAGGTCTCTGCAAGAACAGTCAAAAGGTTAAAGACCCCCTCCCCAGCTCCATCATTTAAAACTCTTTGAGGGGCTTATTCTCCATCTACAGGACAGAGGATACCCGTCTGATTGGTGAGGAATCGAGGATATGACCGAGCACAAGAATtggggaccctcatataaaatgGGGTCCTGATCAAGCTTGTATATTGGCGCTCTAGTCCTCTCTAAAGAACTGCCGGATAAAGCGCTCAGCTGTCTCTGGCAGTCTCATACAGATCAATGGAGCTGCAGTGAGCATGCTCGACCAGCAgtagtcggacccccacccatgGATAGGGGATATGTTTAAATCTTGAAACAACCTCTTTAATCACCTTACTATGAGAAGGTCTGCAGAGTTCTAATAAAAGTTCAGCTCCAAATAACTcaaaagatctctgcttgctgtcaatgagtGGGACAATATTGTTTATATGGCATGCAGCGAAAGCTGTGTCCAGTTTGGACAATCCTTCATGAGATCAACAGTCTGTTATATGTTTATCTGCACTGATGCATGTAACGAACTGTCAGAACAGGGGAGATATTTTTGTGCCTGAGGGCATTTTGatctcacagaggattgtctagaccaGATAAAGTGTTAGGTTTTTTTTGTCTTCTAAAGGTAAACACAATGAAAcaacattcactgacagcaagcagggataTTGACATTAGtgacaaacaaacaaacacagaACCTTTAAGGTTTATTTCCCCAAGCTGACAGCCCTGATCTTTGACATTACCGGTGTGGTAGAACTTCTTGATGGAGCAGAAGATGCTTCGTATCCCCCAGGTGGACATACTGTATTTGTAAGTAGGTAAGTGGCCTAAGAGACTACTACTTGTACTGCCGGGGTTAACATATAGGAGGTGCTCTACGAAGAGTTACTGAAGAGCAAGAAGCCCTCTGCTATATGTCCTCCACATATGTATACATTGATGTAGTCAACTT
The Bufo gargarizans isolate SCDJY-AF-19 chromosome 2, ASM1485885v1, whole genome shotgun sequence genome window above contains:
- the LOC122927077 gene encoding leucine-rich glioma-inactivated protein 1-like, which codes for MRPSICLSVAVIFFLGIIPSCLMRAKRPQRWKCPTSCNCTIDNVLCDGSSYIPSNYSLDIISCSFLRCGFHIIPSDSFAQSQTLQILLFTSCSFDDISDNAFLKLKHLEYLFIENNNIKKISGNALRGLRSLIHLSLANNHLESLPSGLFRTLTAIKHIDLRGNPLHCDCQIKWLVQWVHGAGKNVALWPPLPCEEPAKFKGKGLHELADTDFYCVSSSIVQRWMFKLPSLSVKAFEYNSEQYVVITHPFEGRCTFLEWDHVAYEFRYYDSIKGISVVSCLPLVIGKQLFVVVAQLYGGTSVYRRDPLPGSPSAFHRFQHFSDIRKPNDIESFTSAEGEHYFIIADSAKSGASTLYRWDGRGFYPQQQLPRWYRDTDAEPLILSGSPHLIMSSGSQRPLVYRFENKHLQRLTDIPEAWDVYAVKHFTDAEDGIFACLVRYMGDSSLVRWDGSMFRQLQQLPSRGSHVFQPLLLGQRWHALLGNDFGYTWVYQLEKWKHWEIEESNDKEGPIGPLVPLQELKVLEARAFTSLRVRGRQFIFVASFGGDTVVFEYVEKK